One part of the Rutidosis leptorrhynchoides isolate AG116_Rl617_1_P2 chromosome 1, CSIRO_AGI_Rlap_v1, whole genome shotgun sequence genome encodes these proteins:
- the LOC139881395 gene encoding alpha-L-arabinofuranosidase 1-like, translating to MATRNDHHALILGLLIGFCVVFSATSVDTNALLVVNASKGSTRKMPETLFGVFFEEINHAGAGGLWAELVSNRGFEAGGQHSPSLIDPWSIIGDDSLVKVTTEASSCFKTNPTALRMELLCDSDCPAGGVGIYNPGYWGMNIEQGKTYNLVLYIRSSESINVAVSLTDSIGMLTLATTNLIASDVSNWTKMEAKLEAKASNSNARLLLTTTKKGVVWFDQVSLMPSDTYKGHGFRNDLFKMVADMKPAFIRFPGGCFVEGEYLRNAFRWKETVGPWEERPGHFGDVWFYWTDDGLGHYEFLQLAEDLGAAPIWVFNNGISHQESVSPDVITPFVQEALDGIEFARGDANSTWGSVRAAMGHPEPFDLKYVAIGNEDCDKKYYRENYRKFYAAIRKAYPDIKMISNCDGSRVPLDHPADMYDFHIYSNANTVFSMANTFDQTSRVGPKAFVSEYAVTGNDAGLGSLLASLAEAGFLIGLEKNSDVVEMASYAPLFVNVNNKKWLPDAIVFDSSQSYGTPSYWMQHFFKESNGATLLNSTLVNSTSSLQASAIVYQDPVDSSKNYLRVKVVNFGGSAVILKVVIDGLDPNSLGTSGSKTILSSSNVMDENTFSNPTKVTPVTSLIENAGKDMDLVLLPHSLTCFDVSVKLDIAEITTDDKSQVSSM from the exons ATGGCTACACGAAATGATCATCATGCTCTCATACTTGGGCTTCTCATTGGTTTTTGTGTTGTGTTTTCGGCTACTTCGGTGGATACAAATGCATTGTTGGTTGTAAATGCTTCTAAAGGTTCCACAAGGAAGATGCCCGAAACCCTTTTTGGCGTTTTCTTTGAG GAGATTAATCATGCTGGTGCAGGTGGGTTGTGGGCAGAGTTAGTAAGTAACAGAG GTTTTGAAGCTGGGGGACAACATTCTCCGTCACTTATCGATCCTTGGTCAATAATCGGGGACGATTCATTAGTAAAAGTAACAACCGAAGCTTCCTCATGCTTTAAAACGAATCCGACTGCGCTTCGAATGGAGTTGCTTTGCGACAGTGATTGTCCAGCTGGCGGCGTTGGTATATATAACCCTGGCTATTGGGGAATG AATATTGAACAAGGAAAGACGTACAATTTAGTCTTGTATATTCGATCATCGGAATCCATTAATGTGGCAGTGTCGTTGACCGACTCTATTGGTATGCTAACACTGGCTACAACAAACTTGAT AGCAAGTGATGTATCAAATTGGACAAAGATGGAGGCAAAATTGGAAGCAAAAGCAAGCAATAGTAATGCTAGACTATTATTAACGACTACCAAAAAGGGAGTCGTATGGTTTGATCAAGTTTCGTTAATGCCCTCTGATACATACAAG GGTCATGGCTTCCGCAATGATCTCTTTAAGATGGTTGCTGATATGAAGCCAGCATTTATCAGATTTCCAG GTGGATGCTTTGTAGAAGGAGAATATTTACGGAACGCATTTCGGTGGAAGGAAACTGTGGGCCCATGGGAGGAGAGACCAGGTCATTTTGGAGATGTATGGTTTTACTGGACCGATGATGGCCTTGGCCACTACGAGTTTTTACAGTTGGCTGAAGATTTAGGTGCAGCACCAATATGGGTGTTCAACAATG GAATCAGCCATCAAGAATCCGTCAGTCCCGACGTCATCACACCTTTTGTCCAA GAAGCTCTTGATGGCATCGAGTTTGCGCGAGGTGATGCGAATTCAACATGGGGATCTGTTCGAGCGGCTATGGGACACCCAGAGCCGTTCGATTTAAAATATGTTGCTATTGGGAATGAGGACTGCGACAAGAAATATTATCGTG AAAATTACCGTAAGTTTTATGCTGCAATAAGAAAAGCTTATCCGGACATTAAAATGATCTCTAACTGCGATGGATCAAGGGTACCGTTAGATCACCCAGCAGATATGTATGACTTTCAT ATTTACAGCAACGCAAATACCGTATTTTCTATGGCTAATACTTTCGATCAAACATCGCGTGTTGGTCCAAAG GCGTTTGTGAGTGAGTATGCTGTGACAGGAAATGATGCTGGTTTAGGAAGTCTTTTAGCGTCACTGGCTGAAGCTGGGTTCCTTATTGGCTTAGAAAAAAACAG TGATGTTGTTGAAATGGCGAGTTATGCACCTTTGTTTGTGAACGTCAACAACAAAAA GTGGCTTCCAGATGCGATAGTATTTGATTCGTCTCAATCGTACGGGACACCAAGTTATTGGATGCAACATTTCTTCAAAGAGTCAAACGGTGCAACGCTTCTTAATTCAACACTCGTTAACTCAACAAGTTCGCTTCAGGCTTCAGCCATAGTGTACCAGGACCCCGTCGATAGTAGTAAAAACTACTTGAGAGTAAAG GTTGTAAATTTCGGTGGGTCCGCGGTTATTCTAAAAGTAGTTATCGATGGGTTGGATCCCAACTCTTTGGGAACTTCCGGATCTAAAACTATTCTCTCGTCTTCAAACGTTATGGATGAAAACACATTTTCGAATCCTACAAAG GTTACGCCTGTTACAAGCTTAATCGAAAACGCTGGAAAGGATATGGATTTAGTACTGCTTCCGCATTCATTAACTTGTTTTGATGTATCAGTAAAATTGGATATAGCTGAAATCACAACTGATGACAAGTCTCAAGTTTCCTCAATGTAA
- the LOC139881386 gene encoding large ribosomal subunit protein cL37 alpha-like gives MVVLHFTPIPQTTFIQSSSSSSSSSRFLTCAITSNGCNFTRVPRTSVHAQTELFNGLKIQKPCVVKQRGPMVVKASAEIDGAEADSTTPSETKDESLPVEELPLESKLQLKLDQKIKMKLAKKLRLRRKRLVRKRQLRKKGRWPPSKMKKNKNV, from the exons ATGGTTGTTCTTCATTTCACTCCAATTCCCCAAACTACTTTtattcaatcatcatcatcatcatcatcatcctcccgCTTTCTAACTTGTGCCAttacttccaatggttgtaatt TTACCAGGGTGCCCAGGACATCAGTTCACGCACAGACAGAACTTTTCAATGGCCTAAAGATTCAAAAACCATGTGTGGTCAAACAAAGAGGTCCAATGGTTGTGAAGGCGTCTGCAGAGATAGATGGTGCTGAGGCGGATAGCACCACACCATCAGAAACCAAGGATGAATCCTTGCCCGTTGAAGAGCTTCCATTGGAGTCTAAACTTCAACTGAAACTGGACCAGAAAATTAAGATGAAGCTGGCTAAGAAGCTCAGACTCAGACGAAAGAGACTTGTTAGGAAACGCCAGTTGAGGAAGAAAGGTCGATGGCCACCTTCCAAGATGAAAAAGAACAAGAATGTATGA